A stretch of the Papaver somniferum cultivar HN1 chromosome 6, ASM357369v1, whole genome shotgun sequence genome encodes the following:
- the LOC113287316 gene encoding cytochrome P450 97B2, chloroplastic-like isoform X2 gives MGKGLIPADLETWKLRRRVIAPGFHTLFLEAMVKIFTDCSDRTITKIDRLLEVEERLGGNTIELDLEAEFSNLALDIIGLGVFNYDFGSVSKESPVIKAVYGTLFEAEHRSTFYIPYWKLPLVRWLVPRQRKFHNDLKVINDCLDGLIRNAKDTREETDVEKLQQRDYSNLKDASLLRFLVDMRGADVDDRQLRDDLMTMLIAGHETTAAVLTWAVFLLAQNPEKMRKAQAEIDSVIGRRKTTYECVKNLEYVRLIVVESLRLYPQPPLLIRRSLKSDVLPGGYNGEKDGYAIPAGTDIFISVYNLHQSPYFWDRPNDFEPERFLVQKKSEGIEGWAGFDPSRNPGAMYPNEIIADFAFLPFGGGPRKCVGDQFSLMESTVALARLLQNFDIELKGSPESVELVTGATIHTKNGLWCKLRKRHQ, from the exons ATGGGAAAAGGGCTTATACCTGCTGATCTTGAGACTTGGAAGCTAAGAAGAAGAG TTATTGCTCCTGGTTTTCATACCTTATTCCTGGAAGCTATGGTCAAAATATTTACTGATTGTTCAGATAGAACCATTACGAAAATTGATAGACTATTGGAAGTAGAGGAAAGACTTGGAGGAAACACAATTGAGTTGGATCTGGAAGCTGAGTTTTCAAATTTGGCTCTTGACATTATTGGGCTTGGTGTCTTTAACTATGACTTTGGCTCCGTCAGTAAAGAATCTCCTGTAATTAAG GCAGTATATGGTACTCTTTTCGAAGCAGAACACCGATCAACTTTCTATATTCCTTATTGGAAACTCCCCCTGGTGAGGTGGCTTGTTCCAAGGCAGCGTAAATTTCACAATGACCTTAAGGTTATCAACGACTGCCTTGATGGGCTTATAAGAAATGCAAAAGACACAAGGGAG GAAACAGATGTCGAGAAACTGCAACAAAGAGACTACTCAAATCTGAAG GATGCAAGTCTTCTTCGTTTTCTAGTTGATATGCGTGGAGCTGATGTCGACGACCGGCAG CTTCGGGATGACCTGATGACCATGCTTATTGCTGGACATGAAACAACTGCTGCTGTTCTAACTTGGGCTGTTTTCCTACTCGCTCAG AATCCTGAAAAAATGAGAAAAGCTCAAGCTGAGATTGATTCTGTCATTGGTCGTCGCAAAACAACTTATGAATGCGTCAAGAATTTGGA GTACGTAAGACTTATTGTTGTGGAATCACTGCGTTTATATCCTCAACCCCCATTGCTTATTAGGCGTTCCCTCAAATCTGATGTATTGCCAG GAGGATACAACGGGGAAAAAGATGGATATGCAATTCCTGCTGGGACTGACATCTTTATCTCT GTTTACAATCTTCACCAGTCTCCGTATTTTTGGGATCGGCCTAATGATTTTGAACCAGAAAGGTTCTTAGTGCAAAAGAAAAGTGAAGGTATAGAAGGATGGGCAGGTTTTGATCCTTCCAGAAATCCTGGAGCAATGTACCCCAACGAG ATCATTGCAGATTTTGCCTTCTTACCATTTGGCGGAGGGCCTCGTAAGTGTGTAGGAGACCAGTTTTCCCTGATGGAATCTACTGTAGCATTAGCTAGGTTGTTGCAGAATTTCGATATTGAGCTTAAGGGATCTCCAGAGTCTGTGGAACTAGTTACAGGGGCTACAATTCATACTA
- the LOC113287316 gene encoding cytochrome P450 97B2, chloroplastic-like isoform X1: MATASVQQLPMPVHGNFHRINSFDFGTSRLANSYSKATLQILFQKNRCRIRCQSTDTEEEPKIKRNILDNASNLLTNLLSGGNLGSMPIAEVYKLAFGPKAFVVVSDPIVARYILRENAFSYDKGVLADILEPIMGKGLIPADLETWKLRRRVIAPGFHTLFLEAMVKIFTDCSDRTITKIDRLLEVEERLGGNTIELDLEAEFSNLALDIIGLGVFNYDFGSVSKESPVIKAVYGTLFEAEHRSTFYIPYWKLPLVRWLVPRQRKFHNDLKVINDCLDGLIRNAKDTREETDVEKLQQRDYSNLKDASLLRFLVDMRGADVDDRQLRDDLMTMLIAGHETTAAVLTWAVFLLAQNPEKMRKAQAEIDSVIGRRKTTYECVKNLEYVRLIVVESLRLYPQPPLLIRRSLKSDVLPGGYNGEKDGYAIPAGTDIFISVYNLHQSPYFWDRPNDFEPERFLVQKKSEGIEGWAGFDPSRNPGAMYPNEIIADFAFLPFGGGPRKCVGDQFSLMESTVALARLLQNFDIELKGSPESVELVTGATIHTKNGLWCKLRKRHQ, from the exons ATGGCTACTGCTAGTGTGCAGCAGCTTCCAATGCCTGTTCATGGCAATTTCCATAGAATCAATTCTTTTGATTTTGGTACTTCGAGATTAGCAAATTCATACTCAAAAGCTACTCTTCAGATAttatttcagaaaaatcggtgTCGAATTAG ATGTCAGTCTACAGATACAGAAGAAGAACCGAAAATTAAGCGAAATATACTTGATAATGCAAGCAATCTTCTTACTAATTTGTTGAGTGGTGGAAACCTTGGTTCAATGCCCATTGCTGAAG TTTACAAACTTGCATTTGGACCAAAAGCGTTTGTTGTCGTATCGGACCCCATTGTTGCGAGATATATCTTACGTGAAAATGCATTTTCTTATGATAAG GGAGTACTTGCTGATATCCTAGAACCGATAATGGGAAAAGGGCTTATACCTGCTGATCTTGAGACTTGGAAGCTAAGAAGAAGAG TTATTGCTCCTGGTTTTCATACCTTATTCCTGGAAGCTATGGTCAAAATATTTACTGATTGTTCAGATAGAACCATTACGAAAATTGATAGACTATTGGAAGTAGAGGAAAGACTTGGAGGAAACACAATTGAGTTGGATCTGGAAGCTGAGTTTTCAAATTTGGCTCTTGACATTATTGGGCTTGGTGTCTTTAACTATGACTTTGGCTCCGTCAGTAAAGAATCTCCTGTAATTAAG GCAGTATATGGTACTCTTTTCGAAGCAGAACACCGATCAACTTTCTATATTCCTTATTGGAAACTCCCCCTGGTGAGGTGGCTTGTTCCAAGGCAGCGTAAATTTCACAATGACCTTAAGGTTATCAACGACTGCCTTGATGGGCTTATAAGAAATGCAAAAGACACAAGGGAG GAAACAGATGTCGAGAAACTGCAACAAAGAGACTACTCAAATCTGAAG GATGCAAGTCTTCTTCGTTTTCTAGTTGATATGCGTGGAGCTGATGTCGACGACCGGCAG CTTCGGGATGACCTGATGACCATGCTTATTGCTGGACATGAAACAACTGCTGCTGTTCTAACTTGGGCTGTTTTCCTACTCGCTCAG AATCCTGAAAAAATGAGAAAAGCTCAAGCTGAGATTGATTCTGTCATTGGTCGTCGCAAAACAACTTATGAATGCGTCAAGAATTTGGA GTACGTAAGACTTATTGTTGTGGAATCACTGCGTTTATATCCTCAACCCCCATTGCTTATTAGGCGTTCCCTCAAATCTGATGTATTGCCAG GAGGATACAACGGGGAAAAAGATGGATATGCAATTCCTGCTGGGACTGACATCTTTATCTCT GTTTACAATCTTCACCAGTCTCCGTATTTTTGGGATCGGCCTAATGATTTTGAACCAGAAAGGTTCTTAGTGCAAAAGAAAAGTGAAGGTATAGAAGGATGGGCAGGTTTTGATCCTTCCAGAAATCCTGGAGCAATGTACCCCAACGAG ATCATTGCAGATTTTGCCTTCTTACCATTTGGCGGAGGGCCTCGTAAGTGTGTAGGAGACCAGTTTTCCCTGATGGAATCTACTGTAGCATTAGCTAGGTTGTTGCAGAATTTCGATATTGAGCTTAAGGGATCTCCAGAGTCTGTGGAACTAGTTACAGGGGCTACAATTCATACTA